GCCATGCTGGCGTGCTAATGGCTAGCGTGCTAATGGCTAGCGTGTTGGCGCAGGTTCTGTCCTTGTTGGATCTGCTGCGCTACTGCGTGAGCGTGTGCAACCAGATCGCCGGCCACCTTCACATCTTTGTCTTCAAGATCGCACCTTGCTCGCTGCGCTGATTGCGCCGAGTCCCTAAccgtccgcccgtccgtccgcccgcctcCTCAGTTGGCTTGTCAAAAGTCGCCGCTTGAGCTGAGCCAACGGCAGGAGCCGTCGCGTCACAGTCGCCATACTCGATCGACCGTTACTTCCCGTCAGTGTTTGTTTGAAGACTTCAGGTGCTacccgaacacacacacacacacacacacacacacacagagaaaggaagaaagcaagcaagcaacacGTTTCGGTTCACccgcacatctttttttttcgttgCTTCTTGTAAATAGGTGCCTTTTGATTGGCTTGCCTCCTTATTACTGcaactttatttttgtattttactttACACACAATGTGTCATGTCTAAAGTTGCAAATAACCATCTATTAGCTGTACATTTTGGGAGGTTAAACTGGgttcttttatttattgtcgacgtgcgtgcgtgtgtgtgtgtgtgtgtgtgtgtgcgtgtgtgtgcgtgtgtgtgtgtgaagtttttgtttgtgccaaaattaaataaatacaacatcTATTGAATCAAACTAAGTAttaatgaatggaaatgtaaaaataacTCAAATGCTAATTGTAATCTTATCTAACGACTGATATGATCGATTGTATGccctttttttctcattaatGTAATGGAATTCTTTATCTCGTGAGTGACATTTTTATGTACTTATGACATTATTGATGATTTAATggaattaaaaatgacaaaagaaataGAAATTCCATCGAATTATTCAACAATTAACCAAATGTTATTTGATAATAAAAATGCCATCAAACGAACAACAGCTTTAAATGTTTCTTTCAAACGCAAATCTCGCTAAATATTGGGATTAAATGATGTCATAGTTGAGTATTTGACAGTTTCATATTTGGGAGATGGAATGAATTTATTAGTGCTTTATTTAATTTTGGCATGGAAGAGCATCTTTGGCCTCCGACGGGACTCTCGGCTTTTGCCTTGTATTTCCTCTGCCTTGTTCACAGAAGACGGAAACcattccccctccccccctttcTTTTCGATTCTTGTGACATTGTGACATGATTCTTTTGTTCAAAGTCTAAAACAAAAGATGGCACATGTCAGCACCACCCAAAGGCCCACTTTTGACGGCTTCACTTTCAAATGTCAGCGTCCAAAACAAAAGATCTCTCAAGTGCTTTGTGCAGACGCATCCTTTTGTCAAGGTCATTTTGACATAGTTATACTTTTTGGGAAGCACCGTATCGTTACAGCGCCACCCAGTGGCCTGGCATGTCAACGACATATTTTGCAATCAAACATTTCAAGTGCATTCTGTACAGCCAAGTCATTTTGACATTGTTACCGttgatattattgttttttattttaaaagtccAAAATGCGGCATTGTTCCAGCACGCTCGCAACATACATGCGTCGGTGTGGAAATTTGGAAGTGCTTTTTACGTGAAGGGCCTTTGCCGACATCTCGGTGACACGGTCAATTTGTTTAACGTGCAAAAGTAAACAGTGCGTGGTGACGGCGCCGCTCGCGGGCCTTGCGTATCGGCGACCCGCTTTGGAGTGGAAAATGTGAAGTGCTTTGACGTTGTTTCAAGTGTGCGACCATATTAACTTCCAAAAGCGAAACACGCACTTCATTGACTGCCGCAGTCCCTCGAGGtgatggatgttagcctggcatgaaaataaaaacatgttagCAATTAATGAGAGACATGTCAACAAATCCcctgactgctttttttttttttttggtcacaggAAGTGACCGACATTTTTCCTAAGGCCAACTCTGTTGAACACCCacatacgcacacgcactcactccGCCCTCGCATATCTGCTTCTCCTctgctgtcacacacacacacacgctgtgcGAGAGGGTTGTGTGTGATTCCGCTGCTGAATTTTTAAAGCTGTGGTGGAACTTTGCGAGGTCAGTGTGGCGAAGGATTGCGTTACAAAGACACACTCACCCGCTTGGCCACCACACCGATTCTTGTTCGTGGATTGTCTGGTACGTTCCTCATCGCTCAAAGTTGACTTCTTGCCATATTTAATCATTTCTTAATCACATTGTCGAAACTTGCTGCtatgcatttgtgtgtttttgtgtacttGGACAATATATCGACCATATATCGTCATAGCGATAATTGCCCACGCAGTGAATTGGATGACTTTGACCAATCAAATGCGACCGTCAATATTACAGTATTTACActaaattaaaaagaatggaTCTCAAGACCAATGCCTCAAAGTCAACTGGTCAGGAAGGATAATGGTCTTGGTGAGCCGACTTTCGCCCACTGACCGATCGCCTTTGCTTGCCGCTCACGACAAGCGACCAAATATTTGCATTTGGATACCAAATGAATCTTTAGCGAGCCAAGTTACAAGAACTTTCTGAGGATGATTTTGGGTTGTCACCAGACAACATAAGTGATTATCAAAATTGTTAAATTTGCTAATCGTTTgcttgtcgattaatcgattcatTGTTGCACcgcgggcggctcggtggagcactgggtagcacgtccgcctcacagttaggagggtgcgggtttgattccacctctggccggccctccctgtgtggaatttgtaaGCAAGCTTAAAGTGTGCATATCTCGCGAACATCCAAGAAACATCAACAAACCGGgccgtttgttttttgttggttttctcGCATCTGTTCGGGGAGCATCACTTCCATGTCTTTGCAAACATCTAAGACTGATTTGTCTTTCAGCTAACctaatgtgtgtatgtgttttgcTCAATGTTACGGAACATTCTAATTACTTtctctttgctttgttttggacCCTTTTtgcatctgttttgtttttgtaataaagaaaatttagAGTTTTCAGCTGTAATGGGCGAGTTTCGGGAATTATAAAAGAGCATGGTCTACTAGCAAACACCCAAAATTAATTCTCTCTTCCGATAATCATCCAAGAAACATAGACGAGCCTCAAGTATGTGATTTGTAAATAAAATTCGGGACGTGCAAATGACATCAATTCACTCGGGCCCAAGTGGTCCTGATGCTGTCACCGTAGCAACATGAGCATCAACATTCAGAGAAAGGAGGCAGAAGTCCAGCCACGGCGGGGCAGCACTCCCGTCCGCCCCACCCGGAATTGCTCGCCCTGCACCCGGGACCCGCACGCCGGCGGCGGCCCGCAGCGCAGGCACCCCCCCCTGGGACAGTCGGCATCCTTCCAGCCAGGGGACACACGTTGCCGGGCGCAGTGGAGCGCCGACTCGGACGACGACTCGGACTGCGTTCACAGGGTGCTGTTGCTCGGCGACCACGGCGTGGGCAAGAGCAGCCTGGCGGGGATCTTTGCCGGAATCACCGACAAAGACGAACAACTGGAAGGTGAGGAGACAAGTGTTAAGTAAACCAAAAGAATTTCACGTTTCATTTATCCTAGCATTTGTAAACGTCAATGGCATCGCTGTGTTCCGGTAGCGTCGCAACACCAGGGTCATCAACTTTTGGCCAAATGGCTTCACGCAAGCATCGGATCACTGCCGACGTCAATAACTTTCAGTCCGCCCGCCATCGTCCGCTTTGACTTTGAATGACCTCATTGATGGACTGTCTGCCACTGGCAGCGTTTTAATCCGCTTGCCTTGCAATGCATTCCTGCTCAtaggttttcttttttcctctcttttttttttgtttctgcatTGGGTCAGAAGACACATACGAGAGGACGCTGACTGTTGATGGCAAGGAGACCACGCTGGTTGTCATGGATACGTGGACAAATGACAAACTGGTGAGAGCCGTCAGAATTGTTACAAAACACCGATGATAGATTCATTAACAAAGCGAACTTCAGTGCGTGTAatcggggggggggaaatcaagTCGGGTATGTTGAAGACGAAATTGTCGTtgatgtttacaaaaaaaagatgttggGATCATCTCTTTACATTAAACCTTATGGTTAAAtcccttcttattttcttttttcccaaaAATGCATATGTAAGCATAATTGCTGCATAAATTGTTTTGGAGGTTTCCCAAAAGCCCGTTTTAGGTCATTTTGTCGAGCAAATCATATTTAAGGAAAAAATGTTAGGTTCTTATATAGGCGTATACAAAAATCACAATTTGGCATCTTTTGAAAAAGCAATTGTTTTACAAAAACCTGAACGCCCAATGATTTCACTACCATTCCATGTGAGGACGAAGACGGGCGTGCAAGCAGTGAGGCCTGCCTGACAGGTGGCAGCGCGTACGTCATCGTGTACTCGGTCAGCGACCGGAGCAGCTTCGACGCGGCGGGCGAGCTCCGCATCACGCTACGGCGGCGACGACAGGCCGACGATGTGCCCATCATCCTCGTTGGCAACAAGAGCGACCTGGTGCGCTCCAGAGAGGTGGCGCTGCAAGGTGAACCTCTTTGACAATAGTAGATTTGGGATCATGGTTTCAGTCACTGAACACGGAATTGTCTAAAATGATTTTAGAAAAAGTCCCGGGTCCTCATATGGAGTCATTATCTTTTCCAGAAGGTCGAGCGTGTGCGGTGGTTTTTGATTGCAAGTTCATAGAGACGTCAGCCTCGCTGCAACACAACGTGAGCGAGCTCTTTGAGGGTGTGGTGCGGCAAATCCGACTGCGCCGGGCGGGCGCATCCAACGCCGACGCGGCCCAGTGCCGACGCGCCTCGTCCTGCAGGCGCAAGGAGAGTATCACTCAGAAGGCGCGACGCTTCCTGGACCGCTTAGTGGCGCGCAACAACCAGCGTGTGGCCGTCAGGGTGCGATCCAAGAGCTGCCACGACCTGGCCGTCCTCTGAGGGACCGGTGACCCGTCCTGACCCAAAGACGATTCTCCCACGGACATGATTGCCTGTTTCGGGACAACTTGTGTAAGCCTTTGACCTGGGATG
This genomic interval from Syngnathus typhle isolate RoL2023-S1 ecotype Sweden linkage group LG11, RoL_Styp_1.0, whole genome shotgun sequence contains the following:
- the rem1 gene encoding GTP-binding protein REM 1 isoform X2, whose protein sequence is MSINIQRKEAEVQPRRGSTPVRPTRNCSPCTRDPHAGGGPQRRHPPLGQSASFQPGDTRCRAQWSADSDDDSDCVHRVLLLGDHGVGKSSLAGIFAGITDKDEQLEDTYERTLTVDGKETTLVVMDTWTNDKLDEDGRASSEACLTGGSAYVIVYSVSDRSSFDAAGELRITLRRRRQADDVPIILVGNKSDLVRSREVALQEGRACAVVFDCKFIETSASLQHNVSELFEGVVRQIRLRRAGASNADAAQCRRASSCRRKESITQKARRFLDRLVARNNQRVAVRVRSKSCHDLAVL
- the rem1 gene encoding GTP-binding protein REM 1 isoform X3: MSINIQRKEAEVQPRRGSTPVRPTRNCSPCTRDPHAGGGPQRRHPPLGQSASFQPGDTRCRAQWSADSDDDSDCVHRVLLLGDHGVGKSSLAGIFAGITDKDEQLEEDTYERTLTVDGKETTLVVMDTWTNDKLDEDGRASSEACLTGGSAYVIVYSVSDRSSFDAAGELRITLRRRRQADDVPIILVGNKSDLVRSREVALQGRACAVVFDCKFIETSASLQHNVSELFEGVVRQIRLRRAGASNADAAQCRRASSCRRKESITQKARRFLDRLVARNNQRVAVRVRSKSCHDLAVL
- the rem1 gene encoding GTP-binding protein REM 1 isoform X1 — encoded protein: MSINIQRKEAEVQPRRGSTPVRPTRNCSPCTRDPHAGGGPQRRHPPLGQSASFQPGDTRCRAQWSADSDDDSDCVHRVLLLGDHGVGKSSLAGIFAGITDKDEQLEEDTYERTLTVDGKETTLVVMDTWTNDKLDEDGRASSEACLTGGSAYVIVYSVSDRSSFDAAGELRITLRRRRQADDVPIILVGNKSDLVRSREVALQEGRACAVVFDCKFIETSASLQHNVSELFEGVVRQIRLRRAGASNADAAQCRRASSCRRKESITQKARRFLDRLVARNNQRVAVRVRSKSCHDLAVL